The Rhododendron vialii isolate Sample 1 chromosome 5a, ASM3025357v1 genome contains a region encoding:
- the LOC131327127 gene encoding reticulon-like protein B11 → MAESRRISVHQVLGGGSVADVLLWRRWCGAVILLGSSTALWFLFEWAGYNLLSFTANVLLLLVAILFFWAKSASLLNRPLPPLPDLEISEESVLKAADVARVWINHALSVAHDIAVGRNVKLFLQVASGLWVISYIGSFFNFLTLVYIGVLLSLSVPVLYEKYQAQVDEKLILAHKIIQTQYKKLDDNILRKMPLNKEKKTQ, encoded by the exons ATGGCCGAATCTCGTCGGATTTCAGTCCATCAAGTTCTTGGCGGTGGTTCAG TGGCGGATGTGTTGCTGTGGCGGAGATGGTGCGGAGCTGTTATTTTGTTGGGCTCTTCTACGGCCCTGTGGTTCCTATTTGAGTGGGCAGGTTACAACCTCTTGTCTTTCACTGCAAATGTTCTGTTGCTTCTCGTTGCCATCCTTTTCTTCTGGGCTAAATCTGCTTCATTACTCAATAG ACCTTTGCCTCCCCTTCCTGATCTGGAAATTTCTGAGGAATCTGTTTTGAAAGCTGCTGATGTAGCCCGAGTGTGGATCAATCATGCATTGTCAGTTGCTCATGACATTGCAGTTGGTCGAAATGTGAAACTTTTTCTTCAG GTTGCCTCTGGCTTGTGGGTAATTTCGTACATTGGTAGTTTCTTCAACTTCCTTACTCTGGTCTACATTG GGGTTCTTCTAAGTTTGTCGGTCCCCGTGTTGTATGAGAAGTACCAGGCTCAAGTTGATGAGAAGCTGATTTTAGCTCATAAGATCATTCAGACGCAATACAAGAAATTAGATGATAATATCCTGAGAAAGATGCCTCTtaacaaggaaaagaaaactcaaTAA
- the LOC131327126 gene encoding protein TIC 21, chloroplastic-like, with the protein MQALLLPAIRSAGAPPSPAAAHPLHSNLHRSPRPPPSFVHSSRLLPSLSSLKSPQSLSSSSTPPSLPLITLKKRPTALASSPISSAPTSDDPERAKLAQVSKRLESTSRYIKRLGSFGFWGQLVCTVVAAVILSFSVVVTGKITSPATFYSTAGGIAAGFISVFWSFGYIRLADKLRKTSNDPSKAPPRANVVKSLKNGIILNLLGMGAAILGMQATVGSLVAKALTSSANPYFAGGSPGYNPVLALDVFLVQASANTILSHFLGLVCSLELLRSVTLPPSDSIPVPRMA; encoded by the exons ATGCAAGCCCTCCTGTTGCCGGCAATCCGGTCCGCCGGCGCACCGCCGTCACCAGCGGCGGCGCATCCGCTACACTCCAACCTCCACCGCTCGCCTCGACCACCTCCGTCCTTCGTCCACTCCTCAAGactcctcccttctctctcttcccttaaATCCCCTCAGTCTCTCTCTTCTTCATCTACCCCTCCGTCCTTACCGCTTATTACGCTCAAAAAGAGACCAACAGCTCTCGCTTCTTCACCCATTTCTTCTGCTCCCACAAGTGACGATCCCGAAAGGGCCAAACTCGctcag GTTTCGAAGAGGTTAGAGAGTACTTCAAGGTACATCAAGAGGTTGggtagttttgggttttggggaCAGCTAGTCTGCACTGTTGTGGCTGCTGTGATCCTCTCATTTTCTGTTGTTGTTACGGGGAAGATCACTTCACCTGCTACATTTTACTCTACTGCTGGGGGAATTGCGGCTGGCTTCATTTCTGTGTTTTGGTCATTTGGGTACATCCGCCTGGCCGACAAGCTCCGGAAAACTTCTAACGACCCTTCAAAG GCTCCTCCTCGAGCTAATGTTGTCAAAAGCTTGAAAAATGGGATAATATTGAATCTTCTGGGAATGGGTGCTGCTATCCTCGGCATGCAAGCCACTGTGGGATCGTTAGTTGCGAAAGCTTTAACTTCTTCGGCAAATCCTTATTTTGCGGGTGGCTCACCTGGTTACAATCCTGTGCTTGCGTTGGATGTGTTCTTGGTCCAG GCATCAGCCAACACAATCCTTTCTCACTTCTTGGGGCTTGTTTGCTCGCTGGAGCTGTTACGGTCAGTGACATTGCCGCCATCAGATAGCATTCCAGTTCCGAGGATGGCATAA